The Rhodoferax sediminis genome has a segment encoding these proteins:
- a CDS encoding FMN-dependent NADH-azoreductase, translating to MKLLHIDSSVLGGNSVSRQLTKQTVAEWLASHPGTSVDYLDLAADAPSHLSVDSLGFRLGPQGENLTDVQKRENALSEALVTQFLAADVIVVGAPMYNFAIPTQLKAWIDRIAQAGRTFTYTEKGPVGLATGKTVIVVSSRGGVYSTSEGGRAMEHQESYLQTVFGFFGITDVRFVRAEGIAMGEAQKSAALATAGRDIKALIADAANQPQAAIAA from the coding sequence ATGAAACTGTTACACATCGACTCCAGCGTTCTGGGCGGCAACTCGGTTTCGCGCCAATTGACGAAACAGACCGTCGCCGAATGGCTGGCCAGCCATCCCGGCACCAGCGTCGACTATCTGGACCTGGCCGCCGACGCGCCCAGCCACCTGTCGGTGGATTCGCTGGGTTTCCGCCTCGGCCCGCAGGGCGAAAACCTCACGGACGTGCAAAAACGTGAAAACGCGCTGTCGGAAGCGCTGGTCACGCAATTCCTCGCCGCCGACGTGATCGTGGTGGGCGCGCCCATGTACAACTTCGCGATCCCGACTCAGCTCAAGGCCTGGATCGACCGCATCGCGCAAGCCGGCCGCACCTTCACCTACACCGAAAAAGGCCCGGTCGGCCTGGCCACCGGCAAAACCGTGATCGTGGTCTCCAGCCGCGGCGGCGTGTATTCCACCAGCGAGGGCGGCCGCGCCATGGAACATCAGGAAAGTTACCTGCAGACGGTGTTCGGCTTCTTCGGCATCACCGACGTGCGCTTCGTGCGTGCCGAGGGCATCGCCATGGGCGAGGCCCAGAAGTCCGCGGCACTGGCCACCGCCGGCCGGGACATCAAGGCCCTGATCGCCGATGCGGCGAACCAGCCGCAGGCCGCCATCGCAGCCTGA
- a CDS encoding disulfide bond formation protein B translates to MLLNWFDAAPRRVLAAVCLISVALLAFGLYLQHVVGLDPCPMCIVQRYALVLIAIIAGVTSASGRKGVQISGAVLLLLSAGFGAFVAARQSWLQWYPPEVVSCGRDFYGMIETFPLKRALPMIFRGGGDCTKVDWTFLGGSIANWSFLCFCAVVLVSLLLIARTARRPHYKPEG, encoded by the coding sequence ATGTTATTGAACTGGTTTGATGCGGCACCACGCCGCGTATTGGCAGCGGTCTGCCTGATTTCAGTGGCGCTGCTGGCCTTTGGCCTGTACCTGCAGCATGTGGTCGGGCTGGACCCGTGCCCGATGTGCATTGTGCAGCGGTATGCTCTTGTTTTGATAGCTATCATCGCAGGCGTAACCTCGGCATCAGGCCGAAAAGGCGTGCAAATCTCGGGTGCCGTGCTGCTCCTCTTGAGCGCCGGCTTTGGCGCCTTTGTGGCAGCGCGCCAGAGCTGGTTGCAGTGGTACCCGCCCGAAGTCGTCTCCTGCGGGCGCGACTTCTACGGCATGATCGAAACCTTCCCGCTCAAGCGCGCCCTGCCCATGATTTTCCGGGGCGGCGGCGACTGTACCAAGGTGGACTGGACCTTCCTGGGCGGCTCGATCGCCAACTGGTCGTTCCTGTGCTTTTGCGCCGTGGTCCTGGTCAGCCTGCTGCTGATTGCGCGGACGGCGCG
- a CDS encoding peroxiredoxin — MTTLRLGDIAPDFEAETTEGKISFHKWLGDSWGVLFSHPKDFTPICTTELGFMAGSKAEYDKRHAKILAVSVDSVADHKSWAKDIGETQGTAPNYPIIADTDFKVAKLYGMLPAGASGDVSKRTPVDNQTVRNVFLIDPDKKICLILIYPMSVGRNFNEILRALDALQLTRKHKVGTPANWSVEGASADVVISASVSDADAEKLFPKGFKKLKPYLRTTPDPR, encoded by the coding sequence ATGACGACTCTAAGGCTTGGCGACATCGCCCCTGATTTCGAGGCCGAAACCACCGAAGGCAAGATCAGCTTTCACAAGTGGCTCGGCGACTCTTGGGGTGTGTTGTTCTCGCACCCCAAAGATTTCACGCCGATCTGCACCACCGAGCTCGGCTTCATGGCGGGCAGCAAGGCGGAGTACGACAAACGCCATGCCAAGATCCTTGCGGTTTCAGTCGACTCCGTGGCGGACCACAAGAGTTGGGCCAAGGACATCGGCGAGACCCAGGGGACGGCGCCGAACTATCCCATCATTGCCGATACCGATTTCAAGGTCGCCAAGCTCTACGGCATGCTGCCCGCCGGCGCCTCGGGTGACGTGTCCAAGCGTACGCCGGTGGACAACCAGACCGTGCGCAACGTCTTCCTGATCGACCCCGACAAGAAGATCTGCCTGATCCTGATCTACCCGATGAGCGTAGGGCGCAACTTCAACGAGATTTTGCGTGCACTCGATGCACTGCAATTGACGCGCAAGCACAAGGTGGGCACGCCGGCGAACTGGTCGGTCGAGGGTGCCAGCGCCGACGTCGTGATCTCCGCCTCGGTATCCGATGCCGATGCCGAGAAGCTCTTCCCGAAGGGCTTCAAGAAACTGAAGCCGTATCTGCGCACGACGCCTGACCCACGGTAA
- a CDS encoding LysR substrate-binding domain-containing protein, with translation MQDLNDMLYFTEVVASGGFAAAGRTLGLPKSRLSRRVADLEGRLGVRLLQRTTRKLSLTAVGEVYYRHCVAMCDEARAADDAVAQAQSEPRGTIHVTCPVTLAQTVLGPILPQFLARHPQVRLDMEVSNRVVDLVEDGVDVALRVRPSTADSGSLVVKQLGTTQSLLVASPALLARQQRPAAPGDLARLDTVAMSASDGRTSWKLLGPGGAEHLFQHQPRFVADDLLTLKFAVLAAVGFCILPDYMCRDELRDGRLISVLPGWEPPPAVVHAVFPSRRGLLPAVRTFLDFLGDNLPGR, from the coding sequence ATGCAAGACCTGAATGACATGCTGTACTTCACCGAGGTGGTGGCGTCGGGTGGTTTTGCGGCGGCGGGGCGCACGCTGGGTCTGCCCAAATCACGGCTGTCGCGGCGTGTGGCCGACCTGGAAGGTCGGCTCGGCGTGCGCTTGCTGCAGCGCACCACGCGCAAGCTCTCGCTGACCGCCGTAGGCGAGGTTTATTACCGCCACTGCGTTGCCATGTGTGACGAAGCCCGGGCGGCCGACGACGCCGTGGCACAGGCGCAGAGCGAGCCGCGCGGCACCATCCATGTGACCTGCCCGGTGACGCTGGCGCAGACCGTGCTCGGGCCGATCCTGCCGCAATTTCTGGCGCGGCATCCGCAGGTCAGGCTGGACATGGAGGTCAGCAACCGGGTGGTGGATCTGGTGGAAGACGGGGTGGACGTGGCCCTGCGCGTGCGCCCGTCCACGGCCGACAGCGGCAGCCTGGTCGTCAAGCAGCTTGGCACCACCCAAAGCCTGCTGGTGGCCAGCCCGGCGCTATTGGCGCGCCAGCAGCGGCCCGCGGCGCCCGGCGATCTGGCGCGGCTCGACACGGTGGCCATGTCCGCCAGCGACGGCCGCACGAGCTGGAAGCTGTTGGGTCCCGGCGGCGCCGAGCATCTGTTCCAGCACCAGCCGCGCTTTGTGGCGGACGATTTGCTCACACTCAAGTTCGCCGTGCTGGCCGCGGTCGGCTTTTGCATACTGCCCGACTACATGTGCCGCGACGAATTGCGGGACGGGCGGCTGATCTCCGTGCTGCCCGGCTGGGAGCCACCGCCCGCCGTGGTGCATGCGGTGTTCCCGTCGCGGCGCGGGCTGCTGCCTGCGGTGCGGACTTTTCTGGATTTTCTCGGCGACAACCTGCCAGGCCGGTGA